DNA sequence from the Sinorhizobium sp. RAC02 genome:
AAGCTGCTGCAGGTCGGTGCCAGCCCGCGCGGCGTCATCGGTCTCGACAAGGTCTCGCGCGCCTATGCCTGGCTGAAGGGCCGTGACTATGTCACGCCGGATGACGTCAAGGCGGTCGTCCACGATGTTTTTCGCCACAGGCTCATCCTGTCCTACGAGGCGCATGCCGTGAACACCACGCCGGATAAGGTCATCGATCGCATTGTCGAACTCGTGGCGGTTTCGTGAGGAGAGGGGATGCCCACGACCGAAAGCACGGCAGGCGTCCATATCTCCACCGACCAGCTCGTGGCGCTGGAGGCGCGCGCCCGCGACCTGAGCTTCGTCCAGAAATATCGCAGCCACCAGCAGCTTGCAGGGCGAATGCAGTCCTCGATGCGCGGCCGGGGCCTGACCTTCGAGGAACTGCGGGACTACCTGCCTGGTGACGACATCCGCTCCATCGACTGGCGCGTGACGGCGCGCACGAACAAGCCTGTCGTGCGCGTCTACAGCGAGGAGAAGGAGCGCCCGGCCCTCATTGTCGTCGACCAGCGGATCAACATGTTCTTCGGCAGTCGGCGCGCGATGAAATCGGTGGCGGCGGCCGAGGTGGCGATGCTTTGCGCCTGGCGCATCCTCGGTTCGGGCGACCGCGTCGGCGGCTTCGTCTTCAACGATGGAGACATCGAGGAGGTGCGGCCGCACCGCAGCCGCGAGGCGGTGATCACGCTCGCAGGCAAGGTCGCAACACAGAACGGCAGGCTCGAGGCCGGATTTTCCGGGGCGCCGTCGCCCGCATCGCTTGACACCGTGCTGCAACGTGTGGCCGGCATCGCCCATCATGACCATCTCGTCGTGGTGATCAGCGACTTCGATGGGCACAGTGCCACGACGCGGGATACGCTGCTGCGGCTATCGGGCCGCAACGATGTCATCTGCATCCTCGTCTACGATCCTTTCCTGCTTGAACTTCCGACCACCGGCGACATCGTGGTGAGCGGCGGCACCCTGCAGGCGGAATTATCGCTGCGCCGTGCCGATATCCGGCAGGCCATCGACACGTTTGCGCGCGCACGCGGCCGCGAACTTCGCGACTGGCAGCGGGAACTGGGGCTGCCGATGCTCCCTGTCTCGGCGGCGGAAGAAACAGCGCCGCAACTCCGGCGCCTCCTCGAACAGGCCGCGTGGCGGCAGCGGAGGCGGTGATGGAACCCGACAAGGCGACACCGCTTGATCCATTGACCAAGGTCGCGCTTGAATCGCTGAAGGACATTGCGGTTCCGCAGCCCGTGTCATGGATGCCGCAGACCTGGGGCTGGTCGCTGGTTGCGGTCCTTTTCGCGTTGGCCGTCATTGCAATCCTCCTTCACCGGGTGCGGGTCTATCGCGCCAACGCCTATCGCCGTGAGGCGCTCGGTCTTCTCGACGGGATGGAGGGAAAGCTCCAGAATGCTGCAGAGCGCGATCAGGCCCTGCGTGATCTCGCCGAAGTGCTTAAACGGACGGCCCTTGCCGGGTGGGGCCGGGCCGATGTCGCCGCGCTGTCAGGTGCAGCATGGGTGGCGTTTCTCGAAGAGCAGGGTGATCGACAAAACGGGCATGCGCTCGCCGCGCTGCTTGATGATGGCGAATACCGGAACGGCAGCGGTGCGGCGGCGCCGACGTCGGATGGCATCTTGTCACCGGCCCGCAATTGGATCAGGCGGCATCATGTATCAGCTTGATCTTCCTTGGCTGCTGGTTGTCCTTCCCTTGCCGCTCCTGGTCTGGTGGTTGCTGCCCGCGCACCGGGAGACCTCGGCATCGGTGCGGCTTCCCTTCTTCACGCAGATCGCCAAAGCTGCCGGCATCAATCCAACCCTGGGGTCGGTCATTGCCCGTCGCGGCTGGGTCCAGCTTGCCTGCGAGACGCTGGCATGGTGCCTGATGATCCTGGCGCTGGCCCGGCCGCAATTCGTCGAGCCGCCGATCGAGAAAGTCGAGCCGCAGCGCGACCTGTTGCTGGCGTTGGACCTGTCGCAGTCGATGGATACCAAGGATTTTCGTTCACCCGACGGCAGCACCGAGGCCCGCGTGGATGCGGTGCGTACGGTGGTCGCGGATTTCGTCGCCAAGCGCCCCGGCGATCGTATCGGGTTGATTGCCTTTGGCGATGCGCCTTATCCGCTGGTGCCTTTCACCATGGACCACAAGACCGTCCAGGCGGTGATCGCCGAAACGCTGCCCGGCATGGCGGGGCCGCGAACATCGATCGGCGATGCGATCGGCCTTGCCATCAAGATGTTCGACAAGACCACCGTGCCGGAAAAGGTCCTGATCGTGCTGACCGACGGCAACGACACGGCGAGCCGGATGCCGCCGGTCAAGGCGGCGGAGATCGCCAAGCAGAAAGGCGTCGTCATCCACACGGTCGGCATCGGCGATCCGAAGGCCGCAGGCGAGGACAAGCTCGACATCGCGACATTGCAGAGGATGGCGGCCGACACGGGTGGGAGGTACTTCTTCGGCGGGGATCAGGCACAGCTTGCAGCCATCTACGACACCCTCGACAAAATCACGCCGCAGGATCAGAAAAACCTGTCCTGGCGGCCGCGCATCGAGCTGTTCCACTGGCCGTTAGGCGCCTCGATCGCCGTCCTTGCCCTGTTCTACCTTCTGAGCGGGCTGGCGGGTGTTTTCAAGAGGAGGGCACCGGCATGATCGAGGCCTTCCATTTCCTGAGGCCGTGGTGGCTGCTGGCGCTTATCCTTCCGCTCGCCATCGCCTGGCTGTCCACGCGTGCGACCGATATGCGCGGCCAGTGGAAGGGCATGATCGAGCCGCACCTTCTCGACAGTCTGATCGTCAATGGTTCAACCGGTTCGCGCATGCGCCCCTCGTGGCTGCTGGCCCTAGTGTTGACGCTGGCAATCCTGGCCGCCGCCGGCCCGACCTGGCAGCGGGAGCTGCCACCCTTCGTCGAGGACACCGCTCCGCTCGTCATCGCGATGGACCTTTCACCCACCATGGATGCGATTGACGTGACCCCATCGCGGCTGGAGCGCGCCAAGCTGAAGATCCGGGACATCATTGCCGGGCGCGCGGGCGCGCGGACAGCCGTGATCGCCTATGCGGGGTCGGCTCATCAGGTCCTGCCGCTCACCGAAGACCTGTCGCTGATCGAGACCTATACCGATGCGCTGGCAACACGGATCATGCCGGTTGATGGCAAGGACACGGCCGGGGCTCTTGAGCTGGCCACGGCCATGCTCGCCGCGCAGGAGGCATCCGGCACCGTTGTCTTCCTGACCGACGGGGTCGAACAGAAGGCGTTCGACGCGTTCAAAAGCAGCGCGAGGAACGGGATCGTCGTGCTCGGTATCGGCACCTCCGAAGGCGGGCCGGTGAAGACGCCGGACGGCGGATTCCTGACCGATGCGACTGGCGGACGCGTCTTTGCGAAGCTCGATGTCGAGGCACTGAAGACGCTGCATGCGGCGACAGGCGCGGATGTCGCCACAATAACGGATGACGACACCGATGTCCGCTGGGTGTTGCAGAAGATCCGCACCAACTTCGCGCAGAAGCAGGCAGCCGAAGAGGATCGCTGGCGTGACATGGGCTGGTGGATGCTGCTTCCGTTGGTGTTTTTTTTCTTGCTGTCGTTCCGCAAGGGCTGGGTCGTGCGGGTCGGCGCGGTCTTCCTCGCTGCGCGCCTGCTGCTTCCGGCCGAAGCCCAGGCCGCAGACTGGGTGGGCATGTGGTTGACCCCGGACCAGCAAGGGCGGCTGGCCTATGAGAAAGGCGACTTCGACGCGGCGGCAGCCCATTTCGCCGATCCGATGTGGCGAGGAACGGCACTTTACAGGGCGGGAAAGTTCGCCGAGGCGGTCGACGCCTTCGCCACGGTCGATAGTGCGGAAAGCTGGTACGATCAGGGCAACGCCCTGCTGCATATCGGCAAGCTCGACGAGGCGGTCGCCGCCTATGGGAAGGCGCTCGACAAGAGAAAGGGTTGGCCGGACGCCATCGCAAACCTCGCCATTGCCAAGACACTCATCCAGCAGAAAAAGGACGCTGAAGAAGAGCAGCAGGACCAACCCAATCTGCCACCCGACAGCGTGCAGTTCGACGACAAGGGCAAGCAGGGCAAGGCCGGTCAGATGACCATCGCCGAGCAGGCGTCGGAGCTGTGGATGAAGAGCATCGTGGTCAGCCCGACGGATCTGATGGCGCGCAAGTTCGCGATCGAAGCGCAGAGGGCAAAACCATGACGCTGCTGCGCTTCGCCGTCGCACTCTGGTTGGTGTTGGGGTCGGCAGGCTTTGCAGCGGAACCGTTCGCCCGGGTGAAGATCGAAGACACGGGCAGGATCGTCCCCGGCCAGCAGGTTCGGGTCGATGTCGAGGTGTTCGTGCCCGACTTCTTCACGTCGCCGCCGCAGTTTCCGCTCTTCGATCTGCCGAACGCGCTCGTCACCCTGCCGGATGGTCGCGCGCTGAACATGGTCGAAACGATCGATGGGGTGCAATATGCCGGCATCCGGCGGACCTACGCCGTGGTTCCGATGGAGGCGGGCACTTTCACTTTGCCGCCGGCGGTTATCACGCTCGGCTATTCGCAGAATGGAAAACCGGTCCCGGGTCAGACGACGCTGCCGGAAACGCGTTTCACCGTGGCCGAGCCATCGGGCGGCGCCGCAGCCGCCCCGACCTTTGCGGCGCGCGGTCTGACGATAACCCAGTCCTTCGATCGAGATCCCTCCACCCTGGAGGTGGGCGACGCCCTGGTCAGGACGATCACGGTGTTCGCCGAAGATACGCAGGCGATGCTGATACCAGCGGCCCCGGTGACGGCCGTGGCAGGCATGAAGCAGTATCCAAAATCCCCCAGCATAGCGGACGGGGTGCAGGCCGAGGACCGGACGACAGGTAGCACGCGGACGGAGACGACCACCTTCGTCGCCGAGGTTGCGGGCGCAGTCGAGATTCCCGCGGTGTCCTATCCATGGTTCGACATCGATGCGCAAGCCAACGCGGTAGCGGCCCTTCCGGGCACGCCGGTCAAGGTGAGCAAGGCCGCCCCGGCGACGACAGGCCTTGCGCCGCAGCTTGAGCAGACAGACGCCGGGAGCGAACGGAGATGGCCGTCGAAGGCGACATTGGCGGCCGCTGCCGCGCTATTCGTTGTTCTTGCGACGGGATGTTGGCTCTTTGTGAAAACGCTCCCGTGGATGAAACGAAGACTACGTGCGTTCGCAGATGGTGAGTGGGTTTCCGAGCGGCGGAGTTTCAAACGCCTGATGGTGGCAATTCGCGGGAGCGATCCGATGACGGTCTATCGACGTCTTGAGGATTGGACGCGCAGTGCAGGATATGGATCGATCGGCGATTGGGTGAGCGCGTCCGGGAACGGCGATGTCGTCAGGGAGGCGGAGAAGCTCCAGCGAGAGCTTTTTGGCCCGGATCGCGACCGTCCTGGCTTCAACAGGGCGGCATTGTCAAAGTCCGTCCGCGCTGCCCGAAAGCGCGGTGAAAATCGAGAGGGTATTGTCCGGCCGTCCGCGCTGCCGAAGCTGAACCCGGATAGCGCGGCCATCGGGTGAGCCCGATTTACGGCGTTGTTACATCGTCCGGTTGCTTTTTACCGTAACGTACTTCCGTCGCGCGCCCGTCTCCGCAATGTTCCGGTATCGAAAGACGGAGACGGCAATGACATTGGCTTTCCCGACGACAGGTGCGCGGCCGGCCGTAACCGAAGATCTCGTCTGGATCCCCGGCCGCACCTTCGTGATGGGCTCCGACAGCCACTATCCGGAGGAAGCCCCGGCACACCCGGTAAAGGTCGATGGTTTCTGGATCGAACAGACCCCGGTGACGAACAGGAAGTTTGCAGACTTCGTCAAGGCGACCGGATATGTCACTTTGGCCGAGAAGGCCCCCGATCCCAAGGATTATCCGGGCGCGCTTCCGAAGATGCTGAAGGCGGGTTCGCTCGTTTTCACGCCGCCAAAGGCGGTGAGCGGACCGGATATCAGCCAGTGGTGGAATTTCAAGTTCGGCGCGAACTGGCGGCGGCCCTATGGCGGTCTCAGCGATCTTCGGGGCAAGCTCGACCACCCCGTCGTCCATGTTGCCCATTGCGATGCCCTTGCCTATGCAGAATGGGCAGGCCTCGACCTGCCGACCGAGGCCGAATGGGAGCTCGCCGCGCGCGGAGGTCTCGACGGCGTCGAATACGCCTGGGGTGACGAGCTGACGCCCGGTGGCACAATAATGGCCAACACCTGGGCGGGCACATTTCCGACGCTCAGCACGAAGGCTGCGGGCAAGGACCGCACGACGCCCGTCCGCTCCTTTCCTGCAAACGGCTACGGCCTATATGACATGATCGGTAACGTCTGGGAGTGGACGACGGACTATTGGTCGACCCGGCATCCGGAGCCCGCAGCCAAGTCCTGCTGCATTCCGCAGAACCCGCGGGGCGCCGCCATCGACGGCAGCTTCGATCCTCGCCAGCCCGAAATCCGGATTCCGCGCCGTGTTCTCAAGGGCGGCTCGCATCTTTGCGCTCCGAACTATTGCCGCCGCTATCGCCCTGCGGCCCGCCATGCGGAGCCGGAAGACACATCCACGAGCCATGTCGGCTTCCGTTGCATCAGGCGGACCAGCCTCTGATGGGAGAATTTTGATGAAGATCATACTTCGCGTCTTGCTCATCCTGCTCCTGGCACCCTTGGCCGCCATGGCGGAAGACCTGCCATCCTGGAACGAGGGCAAATCCAGGCAGGCGATCGTCGATTTCGTCACGACGGTGACGACGCAGGGAGGCGAAGGCTTCGTCGCACCCGAAGACCGCATCGCCGTGTTCGACAATGACGGCACGCTGTGGTCCGAGCAGCCGTTCTATTTCCAGCTCGGCTTCATGCTCGATCGGGTGAAAGCGCTGGCACCACAGCATCCGGAATGGTCCGAAAAGGAACCGTTCAAGTCCATCCTTGCGGGTGACCTGAAAGGTATCGCGAAAAGCGGCGAGAAGGGCATCGTGGAGCTGGGCATGGCGACGCATGCCGGGATGACCACCGAAGCGTTCACGAAAATCGTGACGGACTGGTACGCGACCGCCCGCCATCCGAAGTTCCACAAGCCGTATGACGAGGTCACGTTCCTCCCGATGCGTGAACTGCTCGATTACCTGCGGGCCAACGAATTCAAGACCTATATCGTCTCGGGCGGCGGCGTGGAATTCATGCGGCCAATCACCGAGAAGGCCTATGGCATTCCGCCCGAGCAGGTCATCGGCAGCACGATCGTGACGCAATATGCGCTGGTCGACGACGTGCCCGTGTTGAACAGGCTGCCGAAGATCGACTTCATCGACGACGGCGCGGGCAAACCGGCCGGCATCAACAAGTTCATCGGCCGCCGGCCGATCTTCGTCGCCGGAAATTCCGACGGGGATTACGAGATGCTTCGCTGGGTCACTAGCGGCCCGCAGAAGGGGTTCGGCATGATCGTCCATCACACGGATGCGGTGCGCGAGTTCGCCTATGACCGGGAATCCGCTTTCGGGAAGCTGGACAAGGCATTGGACGAGGCCGAAGCTCGCAAGTGGCTCCTCGTGGACATGAAGGCGGACTGGAAGAAGATTTATACCTTCGAATAGCCGGTAGCCAACAGTCCTCAGCATTCCGTGCAATGCGGGTGTCCTATAACGACGCCTGCATTGCACGATTTACAGGCATGTTGCTGGAGGACGGAATGGCCTTACTGGGCCGCCACATTCGTCGGCTGTGTGATCGCCAAAGGCATCGCAATCGTCAGGAATACCGAATCGCCCTCGGCCCGGTTCGTGGCATCGAATTCATGAAAGTACTTGATGCGGGCGGAAATCGGCACTTCGCCAAACTTGAAGTTCCAACCGATCGTCGCGCCGATCGCCGCGACCTCCCCCTTGAACGGCCGCGCGGCGCCATCGCCGCTGTCTCCGGTCGTCTGGTTGTAGTAGTAGCCAACCAGGCCCGCATCGAATTGCTCGTTGAAGTGCTGGACGGCCGCCCATTCAAAATGGAACTCGTTGCCGGTCCTGTAGTCGGTCGCCGGGTTTTCCGCATTGAACGTCATGCCGACGACGCCCGACAGGTCGAGGCCGATGTTCGGGTCGAGCCACGTCGCGGCCGCGAACACGTCGGCGCCCCAGTGATGGAAGGCGATGTTGGAGATTTCGCCTTCCTGATAGTCGCCGATCGGGACGTTCACCATCGTGCCAACCTGGTAGTGAAAGTTGCCGGCTTCCCAGCCGACGAAAGCGCTCAGGATCGGATCTCCGATCGTGAACACCGTATCGGTCACCGACCCGGTCGCAATACCGCCGAGTGGCCCGGTTCGTGTCGCCTCCGCAGAGGTCTTCTTCCAGCCGAACGGCAGGCTGGCCGAGAGGCCCAGATGGCCGCCGATCACCTCTTCCGGCAGAACCCAGATGACGGTTGGAACTTCAACGATCGCGCTGCCGTCGACACCGACAGCTATTTTGCCACCCGTCGGAAGCTCCGTGCCGCCGCCGAGGTCGCCGGAGTAGATGTAGATGTCGTTCTGGAAGAACACGCCCGGCGGCGGCAGGATGGCGGCGGCAGGTCCCTTCGAACCGAGCAGATAGAAGCCTGCACCGCCTTCGGCGGCATGTACGGGAGCCGCAAGACACAA
Encoded proteins:
- a CDS encoding transporter, translated to MGRHMKTTARLVLAGTTLCLAAPVHAAEGGAGFYLLGSKGPAAAILPPPGVFFQNDIYIYSGDLGGGTELPTGGKIAVGVDGSAIVEVPTVIWVLPEEVIGGHLGLSASLPFGWKKTSAEATRTGPLGGIATGSVTDTVFTIGDPILSAFVGWEAGNFHYQVGTMVNVPIGDYQEGEISNIAFHHWGADVFAAATWLDPNIGLDLSGVVGMTFNAENPATDYRTGNEFHFEWAAVQHFNEQFDAGLVGYYYNQTTGDSGDGAARPFKGEVAAIGATIGWNFKFGEVPISARIKYFHEFDATNRAEGDSVFLTIAMPLAITQPTNVAAQ
- a CDS encoding VWA domain-containing protein, giving the protein MYQLDLPWLLVVLPLPLLVWWLLPAHRETSASVRLPFFTQIAKAAGINPTLGSVIARRGWVQLACETLAWCLMILALARPQFVEPPIEKVEPQRDLLLALDLSQSMDTKDFRSPDGSTEARVDAVRTVVADFVAKRPGDRIGLIAFGDAPYPLVPFTMDHKTVQAVIAETLPGMAGPRTSIGDAIGLAIKMFDKTTVPEKVLIVLTDGNDTASRMPPVKAAEIAKQKGVVIHTVGIGDPKAAGEDKLDIATLQRMAADTGGRYFFGGDQAQLAAIYDTLDKITPQDQKNLSWRPRIELFHWPLGASIAVLALFYLLSGLAGVFKRRAPA
- a CDS encoding formylglycine-generating enzyme family protein, encoding MTLAFPTTGARPAVTEDLVWIPGRTFVMGSDSHYPEEAPAHPVKVDGFWIEQTPVTNRKFADFVKATGYVTLAEKAPDPKDYPGALPKMLKAGSLVFTPPKAVSGPDISQWWNFKFGANWRRPYGGLSDLRGKLDHPVVHVAHCDALAYAEWAGLDLPTEAEWELAARGGLDGVEYAWGDELTPGGTIMANTWAGTFPTLSTKAAGKDRTTPVRSFPANGYGLYDMIGNVWEWTTDYWSTRHPEPAAKSCCIPQNPRGAAIDGSFDPRQPEIRIPRRVLKGGSHLCAPNYCRRYRPAARHAEPEDTSTSHVGFRCIRRTSL
- a CDS encoding BatD family protein, yielding MTLLRFAVALWLVLGSAGFAAEPFARVKIEDTGRIVPGQQVRVDVEVFVPDFFTSPPQFPLFDLPNALVTLPDGRALNMVETIDGVQYAGIRRTYAVVPMEAGTFTLPPAVITLGYSQNGKPVPGQTTLPETRFTVAEPSGGAAAAPTFAARGLTITQSFDRDPSTLEVGDALVRTITVFAEDTQAMLIPAAPVTAVAGMKQYPKSPSIADGVQAEDRTTGSTRTETTTFVAEVAGAVEIPAVSYPWFDIDAQANAVAALPGTPVKVSKAAPATTGLAPQLEQTDAGSERRWPSKATLAAAAALFVVLATGCWLFVKTLPWMKRRLRAFADGEWVSERRSFKRLMVAIRGSDPMTVYRRLEDWTRSAGYGSIGDWVSASGNGDVVREAEKLQRELFGPDRDRPGFNRAALSKSVRAARKRGENREGIVRPSALPKLNPDSAAIG
- a CDS encoding DUF58 domain-containing protein produces the protein MPTTESTAGVHISTDQLVALEARARDLSFVQKYRSHQQLAGRMQSSMRGRGLTFEELRDYLPGDDIRSIDWRVTARTNKPVVRVYSEEKERPALIVVDQRINMFFGSRRAMKSVAAAEVAMLCAWRILGSGDRVGGFVFNDGDIEEVRPHRSREAVITLAGKVATQNGRLEAGFSGAPSPASLDTVLQRVAGIAHHDHLVVVISDFDGHSATTRDTLLRLSGRNDVICILVYDPFLLELPTTGDIVVSGGTLQAELSLRRADIRQAIDTFARARGRELRDWQRELGLPMLPVSAAEETAPQLRRLLEQAAWRQRRR
- a CDS encoding VWA domain-containing protein; the encoded protein is MIEAFHFLRPWWLLALILPLAIAWLSTRATDMRGQWKGMIEPHLLDSLIVNGSTGSRMRPSWLLALVLTLAILAAAGPTWQRELPPFVEDTAPLVIAMDLSPTMDAIDVTPSRLERAKLKIRDIIAGRAGARTAVIAYAGSAHQVLPLTEDLSLIETYTDALATRIMPVDGKDTAGALELATAMLAAQEASGTVVFLTDGVEQKAFDAFKSSARNGIVVLGIGTSEGGPVKTPDGGFLTDATGGRVFAKLDVEALKTLHAATGADVATITDDDTDVRWVLQKIRTNFAQKQAAEEDRWRDMGWWMLLPLVFFFLLSFRKGWVVRVGAVFLAARLLLPAEAQAADWVGMWLTPDQQGRLAYEKGDFDAAAAHFADPMWRGTALYRAGKFAEAVDAFATVDSAESWYDQGNALLHIGKLDEAVAAYGKALDKRKGWPDAIANLAIAKTLIQQKKDAEEEQQDQPNLPPDSVQFDDKGKQGKAGQMTIAEQASELWMKSIVVSPTDLMARKFAIEAQRAKP
- a CDS encoding HAD family hydrolase, coding for MKIILRVLLILLLAPLAAMAEDLPSWNEGKSRQAIVDFVTTVTTQGGEGFVAPEDRIAVFDNDGTLWSEQPFYFQLGFMLDRVKALAPQHPEWSEKEPFKSILAGDLKGIAKSGEKGIVELGMATHAGMTTEAFTKIVTDWYATARHPKFHKPYDEVTFLPMRELLDYLRANEFKTYIVSGGGVEFMRPITEKAYGIPPEQVIGSTIVTQYALVDDVPVLNRLPKIDFIDDGAGKPAGINKFIGRRPIFVAGNSDGDYEMLRWVTSGPQKGFGMIVHHTDAVREFAYDRESAFGKLDKALDEAEARKWLLVDMKADWKKIYTFE
- a CDS encoding DUF4381 domain-containing protein, with amino-acid sequence MEPDKATPLDPLTKVALESLKDIAVPQPVSWMPQTWGWSLVAVLFALAVIAILLHRVRVYRANAYRREALGLLDGMEGKLQNAAERDQALRDLAEVLKRTALAGWGRADVAALSGAAWVAFLEEQGDRQNGHALAALLDDGEYRNGSGAAAPTSDGILSPARNWIRRHHVSA